One part of the Mycolicibacterium aromaticivorans JS19b1 = JCM 16368 genome encodes these proteins:
- a CDS encoding NAD(P)H-dependent flavin oxidoreductase, translated as MTITTKFTETFGVEHPIAQGGMQWVGRAELVAAVANAGGLGFITALTQPTPADLANEIARTRDMTDKPFGVNLTILPAINPPPYDEYRQVIVDAGIKIVETAGSNPAPHLPMFHDNGIKVLHKCTSVRHAVKAQSLGVDGISIDGFECAGHPGEDDVPGLVLIPAAAEKIEIPMIASGGFADSRGLVAALALGADGINMGSRFMCTVESCIHQNVKEAIVAGDERGTELIFRSLHNTARVASNVVSREVVEILKGGGQFEDVKDLVAGVRGRKVFDDGDIDAGIWTVGTAMGLINDIPTCDELISRIVSEAEQIIGGRLAGMIDSQGAKVPA; from the coding sequence ATGACGATCACGACTAAGTTCACCGAGACCTTCGGAGTCGAGCACCCGATCGCCCAGGGCGGTATGCAATGGGTCGGTCGCGCGGAACTCGTTGCCGCCGTTGCCAATGCGGGCGGACTCGGATTCATCACCGCGCTCACGCAGCCGACTCCGGCTGATCTGGCCAACGAGATCGCCCGCACCCGGGATATGACCGACAAGCCGTTCGGGGTGAACCTGACGATCCTGCCGGCCATCAACCCACCGCCTTACGACGAGTACCGCCAGGTGATCGTCGACGCGGGCATCAAGATCGTCGAGACCGCCGGATCCAACCCGGCGCCGCACCTGCCGATGTTCCACGACAACGGCATCAAGGTGCTGCACAAGTGCACGTCGGTCCGGCACGCGGTCAAGGCCCAGAGCCTGGGGGTCGACGGCATCAGCATCGACGGGTTCGAGTGCGCCGGACATCCCGGTGAAGACGACGTCCCGGGCCTGGTGCTGATCCCGGCCGCCGCCGAGAAGATCGAGATCCCGATGATCGCGTCGGGCGGTTTCGCCGATTCCCGCGGCCTGGTGGCCGCGCTGGCGCTGGGTGCCGACGGCATCAACATGGGTTCGCGGTTCATGTGCACGGTCGAGTCCTGCATTCACCAGAACGTCAAGGAAGCGATCGTGGCCGGCGACGAGCGCGGCACCGAGCTGATCTTCCGGAGCCTGCACAACACCGCGCGGGTGGCCTCCAACGTGGTCTCCCGCGAGGTCGTGGAGATCCTCAAGGGCGGCGGTCAGTTCGAGGACGTCAAGGATCTGGTGGCCGGCGTGCGCGGCCGCAAGGTGTTCGACGACGGTGACATCGATGCCGGCATCTGGACCGTCGGGACCGCGATGGGCTTGATCAACGACATCCCGACCTGTGATGAGCTGATCTCCCGGATCGTCTCCGAAGCCGAACAGATCATCGGCGGACGGCTGGCCGGAATGATCGACAGCCAGGGCGCAAAAGTGCCCGCCTGA
- a CDS encoding class I SAM-dependent methyltransferase, with protein MSQQTVDNPFFARFWTVLSAHESQAMRRLRRDNLSGLHGRVLEVGAGTGTNFEFYPDTVAEVVALEPETRLAPLARQAAAAARVPVTVIESTVETMPAAEPFDAVVCSLVLCSVADPDGVLRQLRSVLKPGGELRYFEHIAAGGWRGQLQRLADATIWPRFAGNCHTHRDTERAISGAGFVIETARREAQFPAWVPLPVHEVAMGRATKN; from the coding sequence ATGTCACAGCAGACCGTCGACAACCCGTTTTTCGCCCGCTTCTGGACAGTGCTGTCCGCCCATGAGTCACAGGCCATGCGCAGGCTCCGCCGAGACAATCTCTCAGGGCTGCACGGGCGTGTCCTGGAGGTCGGGGCGGGCACCGGAACCAACTTCGAGTTCTACCCCGACACCGTGGCCGAGGTGGTCGCGCTCGAGCCCGAAACCCGCCTCGCGCCACTGGCCAGACAAGCCGCCGCGGCGGCACGGGTTCCCGTCACCGTCATCGAATCGACCGTCGAGACCATGCCGGCGGCCGAACCCTTCGACGCGGTGGTGTGCTCACTGGTGCTGTGCTCGGTCGCCGACCCCGACGGTGTGCTGCGGCAGCTGCGCTCCGTCCTGAAGCCGGGCGGCGAGCTGCGCTACTTCGAGCACATCGCCGCCGGCGGGTGGCGTGGTCAACTGCAGCGGCTGGCCGACGCCACGATCTGGCCGCGGTTCGCCGGCAACTGCCATACCCACCGCGACACCGAGCGCGCGATCTCCGGGGCCGGATTCGTCATCGAGACCGCCCGCCGTGAAGCGCAGTTCCCGGCATGGGTGCCCCTGCCCGTGCACGAGGTCGCAATGGGACGGGCGACGAAGAACTAG
- a CDS encoding NAD-dependent deacylase, with protein MRIAVLSGAGISAESGVPTFRDDKTGLWAKYDPYELSSTDGWQNHPERVWAWYLWRHHLVQQVEPNDGHRAVAAWQDYADVSVITQNVDNLHERAGSNPVHHLHGSLFEFWCDTCGSRYHGPLPDMPEPELEKMPPHCECGGLVRPGIVWFGEQLPDEPWQAAVEAVATSDVLVVVGTSGIVYPAAGLPDVALARGAVVVEVNPEPTPLSANATLTIRESASTALPTLLQQLPELLKN; from the coding sequence GTGCGTATCGCGGTACTGAGCGGGGCGGGGATCTCCGCCGAGAGCGGCGTGCCGACGTTCCGCGACGACAAGACCGGTTTGTGGGCCAAATACGACCCCTACGAACTGTCGAGCACAGACGGTTGGCAGAACCACCCTGAACGGGTGTGGGCCTGGTATCTGTGGCGGCATCACCTCGTTCAGCAGGTCGAGCCGAACGACGGGCATCGCGCGGTGGCGGCCTGGCAGGACTACGCCGACGTTTCGGTGATCACCCAGAATGTCGACAATCTTCACGAGCGGGCGGGCAGCAACCCCGTGCACCACCTGCACGGCAGTCTGTTCGAGTTCTGGTGCGACACTTGCGGTTCGCGCTATCACGGTCCGTTGCCGGACATGCCGGAGCCCGAGCTGGAGAAGATGCCGCCGCACTGCGAATGCGGCGGACTCGTCCGTCCCGGGATCGTCTGGTTCGGCGAACAGCTGCCCGACGAGCCGTGGCAGGCCGCCGTCGAAGCGGTGGCCACCTCCGACGTCCTGGTGGTGGTCGGCACGTCCGGGATCGTCTATCCGGCGGCGGGCCTGCCCGATGTGGCGTTGGCCCGCGGAGCCGTCGTCGTGGAGGTCAATCCCGAGCCGACTCCGCTGTCGGCGAATGCGACGCTCACCATCCGGGAGTCGGCCAGCACCGCGCTGCCGACCCTGCTGCAGCAGTTGCCCGAACTGTTGAAGAACTAG
- a CDS encoding GntR family transcriptional regulator, producing MSDLGVWLRVDGQASRPLFDQLRTQIIEGIRDGRLSPGTRLPTVRELAVQLNLAVNTVARAYRELESAGIVETRGRFGTFVARADPADAAMAAAARAYVEAARALGLGKQEALRYLDNAFG from the coding sequence GTGTCGGATTTGGGGGTCTGGTTACGCGTCGACGGACAGGCCTCGCGGCCGCTGTTCGATCAGCTCAGAACACAGATCATCGAGGGGATCCGGGACGGGCGCCTATCGCCCGGCACCAGGCTGCCCACGGTGCGCGAGCTGGCCGTTCAGCTGAATCTGGCTGTCAACACCGTCGCGCGGGCCTACCGGGAACTGGAAAGCGCAGGCATCGTCGAAACCCGCGGCCGTTTCGGCACGTTCGTGGCCCGCGCCGATCCGGCCGACGCCGCGATGGCGGCGGCGGCCCGCGCCTACGTCGAAGCCGCCCGTGCGCTGGGACTGGGCAAGCAGGAGGCGCTGCGATATCTGGACAACGCGTTCGGCTGA
- a CDS encoding class I SAM-dependent methyltransferase — translation MTTEKIDASQLGGVSETALLTLNGRAYQASLPGAILRDPMAIKVVDSIDFDFDKFGRKGQEMALRSLAVDSCAVNYLRTHPQATVVALAEGFQTSFWRLSDAIADPQFQWVSVDLPPVIELRQRLLPSSPRITALAQSALDYSWMDQVDTANGVFVTAEGLLMYLQPKEAMDLIVQCAKRFPGGQMFFDMPPVFVKKLAPKGMKSSKHYRVPPMPFSLTTVQLADLVNTVPGITAVHDIPMPKGRGFFFDTVWPAIWNFGPTKRFRGSYTLLEFG, via the coding sequence ATGACAACGGAAAAAATCGACGCCAGTCAGCTCGGCGGCGTCTCCGAAACCGCGCTGCTGACCCTCAACGGCCGCGCCTACCAGGCAAGTCTGCCCGGCGCCATCCTTCGCGACCCGATGGCGATCAAGGTCGTCGACTCCATCGACTTCGACTTCGACAAGTTCGGTCGCAAGGGCCAGGAGATGGCGCTGCGCTCACTGGCCGTCGACTCCTGCGCGGTCAACTACCTGCGCACGCACCCGCAGGCCACCGTCGTCGCGCTGGCCGAAGGTTTCCAGACCAGCTTCTGGCGGTTGAGCGACGCCATAGCGGACCCTCAGTTCCAGTGGGTGTCGGTGGACCTGCCGCCGGTGATCGAGCTGCGCCAGCGTCTGCTGCCGTCGTCTCCCCGAATCACCGCGTTGGCGCAGTCCGCGCTGGACTACAGCTGGATGGACCAGGTCGATACCGCCAACGGGGTGTTCGTCACCGCCGAAGGCCTGCTGATGTATCTGCAGCCGAAAGAGGCGATGGATCTTATTGTCCAGTGCGCCAAGCGTTTTCCGGGTGGCCAGATGTTCTTCGACATGCCGCCGGTGTTCGTCAAGAAGCTTGCCCCGAAGGGCATGAAGTCCTCGAAGCACTACCGCGTCCCACCGATGCCGTTCAGCCTCACCACGGTCCAGCTGGCTGACCTGGTCAACACGGTGCCGGGGATCACCGCGGTCCACGACATCCCGATGCCCAAAGGCCGCGGTTTCTTCTTCGACACGGTGTGGCCGGCGATCTGGAACTTCGGCCCGACGAAGCGATTCCGCGGCTCCTACACCCTGCTGGAATTCGGCTGA
- a CDS encoding DUF1697 domain-containing protein, translated as MTRYAAFLRGVNVSGTTMKMADVAEALTGAGFTDVRTILASGNVLLDSKAAATAVRTKAEAALRNAFGYEAWVLVYDLETLRAIFDGYPFDREVEGYHSYVTFVSDEEILDELADLAGDAGPDEKIDRGVGVLYWQVPKSSTLDSAVGKTMGKKRYKSSTTTRNVRTLAKVLT; from the coding sequence ATGACCCGCTACGCGGCTTTCCTGCGCGGTGTGAACGTGAGCGGAACGACGATGAAGATGGCCGACGTCGCCGAGGCGCTCACCGGCGCCGGCTTCACCGACGTGCGCACCATCCTCGCCAGCGGCAACGTGTTGCTCGACAGCAAGGCAGCCGCCACGGCGGTACGTACGAAAGCCGAAGCAGCACTTCGGAATGCGTTCGGGTATGAAGCATGGGTGCTGGTCTACGACCTCGAGACTCTGCGCGCCATCTTCGACGGCTATCCGTTCGACCGCGAGGTCGAGGGCTATCACTCGTACGTGACGTTCGTCAGCGACGAGGAGATTCTCGACGAGTTGGCCGATCTGGCCGGCGACGCCGGGCCCGACGAGAAGATCGACCGCGGTGTAGGCGTCCTCTACTGGCAGGTCCCCAAGTCCTCCACTCTGGACTCGGCCGTCGGTAAGACCATGGGTAAGAAGCGCTACAAGTCGTCGACCACCACGCGCAACGTGCGCACTCTGGCGAAGGTATTGACATGA
- a CDS encoding PPOX class F420-dependent oxidoreductase: MSRQVLDDKLLAVIAGNSLGVLATIKRDGRPQLSNVTYYFDRRNLVVEVSITEPRAKTRNLRRDPRASLLVSSDDGWSYAVADGNAILTPPAAEPHDDTVEALVALYRNVAGEHPDWDDYRRAMVTDRRVLLKLPISHLYGMPPGIR; encoded by the coding sequence ATGTCCCGTCAGGTGCTCGACGACAAACTGCTGGCGGTGATCGCGGGCAACTCCCTGGGCGTGCTCGCGACCATCAAACGTGACGGCCGCCCGCAGCTGTCCAACGTGACGTATTACTTCGACCGGCGCAATCTCGTCGTCGAAGTCTCCATCACCGAGCCGCGCGCCAAGACCCGCAATCTGCGCCGCGATCCGCGTGCCTCGCTCCTGGTGTCCTCCGACGACGGCTGGTCCTACGCCGTCGCCGACGGCAACGCCATCCTCACCCCGCCCGCGGCCGAACCGCACGACGACACCGTCGAAGCGCTCGTCGCGCTGTATCGCAACGTCGCCGGCGAGCATCCGGACTGGGACGACTACCGACGCGCCATGGTCACCGACCGCCGGGTGCTGCTGAAGCTGCCGATCTCGCATCTCTACGGAATGCCGCCCGGCATCCGCTGA
- a CDS encoding DUF5302 domain-containing protein, with protein MAESESEPQDDNKRKFREALERKKAKSAGGSAHTDSGPKQPRSHGPVENRREFRRKSG; from the coding sequence ATGGCCGAATCAGAGTCCGAACCGCAGGACGACAACAAGCGCAAGTTCCGCGAGGCGCTCGAGCGCAAGAAGGCGAAGTCTGCGGGCGGCTCGGCGCACACGGACAGCGGCCCCAAGCAGCCCCGCTCGCACGGGCCGGTGGAGAACCGGCGGGAATTCCGCCGTAAGAGCGGCTAG
- a CDS encoding MFS transporter, which produces MTPTPPRRGFAFALLAYAFAAIMVGTTLPTPLYALYSEQMHFAVLTTTVIYATYAGGVLFALLVFGGWSDAIGRRPVLLAGVGAALASAVIFLFADSVPELLVGRVLSGLSAGVFTGTATAAVIEAAPPSWRSRAAAVATIANIGGLGIGPILAGILAQYAPSPLKLTYLIHIGLMVLAAVAILSVPETSSRTGKLGLQRLSVPPEVRSVFITAALAAFAGFAVTGLFTSVAPSLLTNVIGIGNHALAGLMAGSIFGASAIAQIAGTRIEPQRAVALGCGILAVGMGILVVALHYSSLAGLIAAAVVAGAGQGISFSRGLAAVAERTPAERRAEVSSTYFVVAYVAISIPVIGEGFAAQAWGLRTGGTVFAIAVGVLALVCLAAILWQESRPAAELSEQAAG; this is translated from the coding sequence ATGACACCGACCCCGCCCCGGCGAGGTTTCGCCTTCGCCCTGTTGGCCTACGCGTTCGCCGCGATCATGGTCGGCACCACGCTGCCCACCCCGCTGTACGCGCTGTACTCCGAGCAGATGCACTTCGCAGTGCTGACGACGACCGTCATCTACGCCACCTATGCCGGCGGAGTGTTGTTCGCGCTGCTGGTGTTCGGTGGCTGGTCCGACGCCATCGGCCGACGGCCGGTGCTGCTGGCCGGTGTCGGCGCCGCGCTGGCCAGTGCGGTGATATTCCTGTTCGCGGACTCGGTGCCCGAGCTCTTGGTGGGCCGGGTGCTGTCCGGGTTGTCGGCGGGCGTCTTCACCGGCACCGCCACCGCGGCGGTCATCGAAGCCGCGCCGCCGAGCTGGCGGAGCCGTGCGGCGGCGGTCGCAACCATCGCCAACATCGGCGGCCTCGGCATCGGGCCCATCCTGGCCGGCATCCTGGCGCAGTACGCGCCGAGCCCGCTGAAGCTCACCTACCTCATCCACATCGGGTTGATGGTGCTGGCCGCAGTCGCGATCCTCTCGGTGCCCGAGACGTCGAGCCGCACCGGAAAGCTCGGCCTGCAACGGCTTTCGGTGCCGCCCGAGGTGCGGTCGGTGTTCATCACCGCCGCACTGGCCGCCTTCGCCGGCTTTGCCGTCACGGGGCTGTTCACCTCGGTGGCGCCGTCCCTGCTGACCAACGTCATCGGTATCGGCAATCACGCGCTGGCCGGCTTGATGGCCGGCTCGATCTTCGGTGCCTCGGCGATCGCTCAGATCGCAGGCACCCGCATCGAACCGCAGCGCGCGGTCGCCCTGGGCTGCGGCATACTCGCGGTCGGCATGGGCATTCTGGTTGTCGCCCTGCATTATTCGTCACTGGCCGGCCTGATCGCCGCGGCCGTGGTGGCCGGCGCCGGTCAGGGCATCAGCTTCAGCCGGGGCTTGGCGGCGGTCGCCGAACGCACTCCGGCGGAACGTAGAGCCGAGGTCAGCTCCACCTATTTCGTGGTGGCTTACGTCGCGATTTCGATCCCGGTGATCGGGGAGGGCTTCGCCGCGCAGGCGTGGGGGCTGCGCACCGGCGGCACCGTGTTCGCGATCGCGGTCGGGGTGCTGGCACTGGTCTGCCTGGCAGCCATCCTCTGGCAGGAATCACGCCCTGCGGCAGAGCTTTCCGAGCAGGCGGCCGGCTAG
- a CDS encoding cation acetate symporter, translating into MSTTVLAEAARIGNPVVNISIFVAFVLITLFIVIRAGRTNTNATEFFTGGRAFSGPQNGIAIAGDYLSAASFLGIAGAIAVYGYDGFLYSIGFLVAWLVALLLVAELLRNTGKFTMADVLSFRLKQRPVRVAAATSTLTVSLFYLLAQMAGAGGLVALLLDVHGRTAQSFVIAVVGVLMIVYVLVGGMKGTTWVQIIKAVLLIAGAAIMTAMVLVKFGLNFSDILGSAQQMVHEATTKGVASRDVLAPGAQYGANTTSKINLLSLGLALVLGTAGLPHVLMRFYTVPTAKEARRSVVWAIGLIGAFYLFTLALGYGAAAMVGPDKILAAPGGQNSAAPLLAFQLGGVVLLGIISAVAFATILAVVAGLTITASASFAHDVYASVLRRAHGKAPATEEEQVRVSRITAVVLGVAAIGLGILANGQNVAFLVALAFAVAASANLPTIVYSLYWKRFNTCGALWSMYGGLISCLVLIVFSPAVSGNKAAMIPGASFDWFPLANPGIVSIPLAFVLGIVGTLTSKDAGDPEINAEMEVRSLTGVGAEKATHH; encoded by the coding sequence GTGAGCACCACCGTCCTGGCCGAGGCAGCCCGGATCGGCAATCCGGTCGTCAACATCAGCATCTTCGTGGCTTTCGTGCTCATCACGTTGTTCATCGTGATCCGCGCCGGCCGCACCAACACCAACGCCACCGAGTTCTTCACCGGCGGCCGGGCGTTCTCCGGACCGCAGAACGGTATCGCCATCGCCGGTGACTATCTCTCTGCGGCAAGCTTTCTCGGCATCGCCGGCGCGATCGCGGTGTACGGCTATGACGGCTTCCTCTATTCGATCGGCTTCCTGGTGGCCTGGCTGGTCGCCCTGCTGCTGGTCGCCGAATTGCTGCGCAACACCGGCAAATTCACGATGGCCGACGTGCTGAGCTTCCGGCTCAAGCAGCGGCCGGTCCGAGTGGCCGCGGCCACCTCGACGCTGACGGTGTCGTTGTTCTACCTGCTGGCGCAGATGGCCGGTGCCGGTGGCCTGGTCGCGCTGCTGCTCGACGTCCACGGCCGCACGGCCCAATCCTTCGTGATCGCGGTGGTCGGTGTGCTGATGATCGTCTACGTGCTGGTCGGCGGCATGAAAGGCACCACCTGGGTGCAGATCATCAAAGCCGTGCTGCTGATCGCAGGCGCGGCCATCATGACGGCCATGGTGCTGGTCAAGTTCGGCCTGAACTTCTCCGACATCCTGGGTTCGGCGCAGCAGATGGTGCACGAGGCCACCACCAAGGGTGTCGCCAGCCGCGATGTGCTGGCCCCCGGCGCCCAGTACGGCGCGAACACCACCTCGAAGATCAACCTGCTGTCACTGGGGCTGGCGCTGGTGCTGGGCACCGCGGGCCTGCCGCACGTGCTGATGCGCTTCTATACGGTGCCGACCGCGAAAGAGGCTCGGCGGTCGGTGGTTTGGGCGATCGGCCTGATCGGCGCCTTCTACCTGTTCACCCTGGCGCTTGGCTACGGCGCGGCGGCCATGGTCGGCCCCGACAAGATCCTGGCGGCCCCGGGCGGACAGAACTCGGCCGCACCGCTGCTCGCATTCCAGCTCGGCGGGGTGGTCCTGCTCGGCATCATCTCGGCGGTGGCCTTCGCCACCATCCTGGCCGTGGTGGCGGGTCTGACGATCACCGCGTCGGCATCGTTCGCCCACGACGTCTACGCCAGTGTATTGCGAAGAGCCCACGGAAAGGCTCCAGCGACCGAGGAGGAGCAGGTCAGGGTCTCCCGGATCACCGCGGTGGTGCTCGGTGTCGCCGCGATCGGCTTGGGCATCCTGGCCAACGGCCAGAACGTCGCGTTCCTGGTGGCGCTGGCGTTCGCGGTGGCGGCCTCGGCCAACCTGCCGACGATTGTGTACTCGCTGTATTGGAAGCGGTTCAACACCTGCGGCGCCCTGTGGAGCATGTACGGCGGTCTGATCAGCTGCCTGGTGCTGATCGTCTTCTCGCCGGCCGTCTCGGGCAACAAGGCCGCGATGATCCCCGGCGCGAGCTTCGACTGGTTCCCACTGGCCAACCCCGGCATCGTGTCGATTCCGCTGGCCTTCGTCCTCGGCATTGTGGGAACGCTGACGTCGAAGGACGCCGGCGATCCGGAGATCAACGCGGAGATGGAGGTCCGGTCGCTGACCGGGGTGGGCGCGGAGAAGGCCACGCACCACTAG
- a CDS encoding DUF485 domain-containing protein, which yields MSTTDLPPRETHPSGAHYLSMQASPEFQELRRTLRRFVFPTTAFFLIWYATYVLLGAFAHDFMAITVWGNINVGLLIGLGQFVTTFLITGLYVRFANRELDPRAEAIRTEMEGAAK from the coding sequence GTGTCCACAACCGACCTGCCGCCACGGGAGACCCATCCCAGCGGGGCCCACTACCTGTCCATGCAGGCCAGTCCCGAGTTTCAGGAGCTGCGCCGCACGTTGCGTCGCTTCGTGTTCCCCACCACCGCGTTCTTCCTGATCTGGTACGCCACCTATGTGTTGCTGGGCGCCTTCGCCCACGACTTCATGGCCATCACGGTGTGGGGCAACATCAACGTCGGGCTGCTCATCGGTCTTGGCCAGTTCGTGACGACGTTCCTCATCACGGGTCTGTACGTGCGGTTCGCCAATCGGGAACTCGACCCGCGCGCCGAGGCTATCCGCACCGAGATGGAAGGCGCGGCCAAGTGA